From Alloacidobacterium dinghuense:
TTGTCACTACCCCGGCGAGGATTAGCGTAGCGCCAAAGGCGAGCACAATAGGCCACGCAGTCGGCGCAGGCAGGTGGATCGCTCCACCATGTTGGCTTGAATGATTTGTCTCGTGCGTTTCCATGTGTGTCTCTCTAACGACCAAGGATGTAGACCACGGTGAAAACAACGATCCAGACGGCGTCGACAAAGTGCCAGTACAAAGCCAGAACCTGAATACGTTCGGCATGCTCTTCGCGCACATGCCCGGTGATCGTGAATAAAAGCACGACCATCAGCATGCAAAGGCCGATAATCACGTGCGAGGCGTGCAACCCCACCAGCGAATAGAATGTCGTGCCGAAGAGATTCGTGCTGATCGTCAAACCGTCTTCGTAAATCAGCTTGTGCCATTCCACGCCCGTTCCAACCAGGAAGATCGCGCCAAGAATAAACGTTACCGCCCACCACAACCCGAAGTTCTTAACCTGGTTTCGCTCGATCGCGCGCTCTGCCAGCCAGATGGTCAGGCTGCTTGAGAGCAGGCAGATCGAGTTGAAGATTGGAACCTCCAGCACTTGCTGCGGCGTCGGCCCGTAGAGGCTTTTGCCGATGTTGTAGACATAGGCCACCACGAAAATCGTGAAGATGGCCGACTCGGCAATAATGAGGCAGAACATCGCGACGCGCCCTTTGGAAGGCTGCACCCACGGCTGTTCCATTTCAGCTTGTGTCACTGCTACAGTGCTCATCTGGTCAAAGCCTCACTCATAGTGCCAATCCGGATCGTCCGGATGCTTCAAATCCCACAATGGACGGCGGCTTGTTACCACCGGATCGGTCGCAAAGTTGTAAACCGGCGGCGGCGATGGCGTAGACCACTCCAGCGTCCACGCATCCCACGGATCATTCCCTGCAATCTTGCCCTTGAAATAGGACGAAATAAGATTCCACGCGAAGATCAGAACCGCAATTGCCTGAATGATTCCGCCAATAGAGACGATCATGTTCAGCGTTCCCCATCCGCGGTCCGCCTCATACGTGTAGATCGATCGAGGCATCCCCAGAATTCCAGGAATGTGCATGACATCAAAGGTGATATGGAAACCAATCACGAAGAGCCAGAAATGCCACTTGCCCAGCTTCTCGCTGAGCATGCGTCCTGTGACCTTGGGATACCAGTAATAGATCCCACCAAAAATACAGAAGGCGATAGCACCCACCAAAATATAGTGAAAATGCGCGATCACAAAGTAGGAGTTGTGCAGCTGCCAGTTCCAAGGCGCTATGGACAATATGATGCCGGTGAGGCCCGCAAGCAGGAACTGGATAACGAAAGCCGTGCAGAAAAGCATAGGCGTGGCAAAGCGGATCTTGCCGCCCCACATGGTTGCCAGCCAGTTGAAAATTTTGATCGCTGTCGGGATGCCCACCAATTCGGTTGAGAGTACAAAGAAGGCATTGCCCACCGAGGTCATCCCTATGGTGAACATGTGGTGGGCCCAGACGCCCAGGCTTACAAAAGCGATTGCGACCGAAGACGCGACCACGGCCGGGTATCCGAACATCGCTTTACGCGAGAACACGGGAATCACTTCATTCGCAATCGCAAAGGCAGGCAGCACGAGCACGTAGACTTCCGGGTGCCCGAAGATCCAGAAGAAATGCGCCCAGATCATAGCCGATCCTCCCGCCTGCGTGTCGAAGAAATGTCCTCCGAGATAGCGGTCGATCAGCAGCATGACTTGCGCAGCGGTCAGCGGCGTAATCGTTATAAGAGCCAGGCCTGAGGCCACTGTCATCACCCAGACAAGGAGCGGCAGCCGCATCAGTGTCATGCCTTTGCAACGCATGCAGAAGGCTGTAGAAATCACATTGATGGAAGCGCCGATGGTGCCGAAGCCAGTGACGATCAGCGAGAGCGCCCAGTAATCAGGGGCGTGACCGGGTGAAAACGCGCGCTCCGTGAGAGGCGCATAGGCCCACCACATCACATCTGGAGCATTGCCCGCTCCATAAAGTCCACCTCCACCGATAAAGCTGTAATAAAGCAGTATCCCGCCGAAAAATGTCAGCCAAAAGCTGAGGGCATTCAGGCGGGGAAACGCCATATCGCGCGCGCCGATCATCAGAGGAATCAGGTAATTCGCGAAACCGAAGATATAGGTCATGCCGAATAGAAACACCATCGTGGTCCCGTGCATCGTGAAGATGCGGTTGAAGACCTGTGGCGAGAGAAAGTGCATGTTGGGCTGAATGAGCTGAATCCGGATAGCGATCGCCTCTGCCCCGCCCACGAGCAGAAAGAAGATCGCATACACAATGTAGAGAATGCCCAGCTTCTTGTGATCGACCGTGGTCACCCAGCTATTCAGCCACTCAAGGACGGCGGCCTGTGACCAGCGCCGGGAAGGCGCTTCCACTGCGCCAGGAATCGGATAGGTTGAATCTGCCATAAATCCCTTGTGCTCCTGCGAAATTCAGCGAAGAGTTGCCAAATACGCCGTTATCTGGTCGAGTTGCTGGTCGTTTAACTGCATTGCGGGCATCAGCGCCCCCTCCTTAAAGGTGTCGGGGTGTCTGATCCACTCGCGCAGATTCTCCTTGGTATTTGCCATCGCGCCGGAAGCCAGAGTGTCGCGGCTCATCAGGTGCGTCAGGTCCGGCCCGAAGCGGCCAGTCGCCGCAGTTCCCTTGATTGTGTGGCAGTTCATGCAGGCCTGCGTTTCGAACACATGCCGTCCCACTGCCACGCTGTCATCAGCCACAGCAGGCTGCTGCTGGTTCTTCACCCAGGCGGCGAACTGATCCGGCGTATCGACATACACGCGCAGCAGCATCTTCGCGTGCTGCACGCCACAGAACTGCGCGCACTGTCCCACGTACATACCGGGATGCAGCGGATCTACCCACAATTCGTTCACGTTGTTCGGAAGCAGATCAGTCTTGCCCGCTAGCTGTGGCACCCAGAAACTGTGGATCACGTCTGCGGAGAGAAGCTTCAAAAACGTTGGCGTAGGCGATTGTTGGTTGCTCAGCGGCACATGCAGTTCATTCACCGCGTGAATCCCGAGGTTTGGATAATTGAACTCCCACCAGAATTGATGACCCACCACCGTTACATCCAGAGCGGCTTTCGGCTTCGGAGCATCCTGAATGGCAAAGATCATGCGCGCCGTCGTCAGGAAGAGAACTACCACGATCAGCACAGGAATGACCGTCCATGCCAGCTCCACCTGCGTTGACCCATAGATCTGCGCCGGCTCGGTCGTGTCATCTTCGCCGCGTTGCCGGAAGCGAAAGACCACGAAGGCAAGCAGGCCGCCGACAGTGACAAAAATAGCGCCGGTTATGGTGAGGACAAAGAGGGAGAGATGGTAGATCTCGTCAGCAGGCGTGGAAGAGGGCGCGAAAATGCTGGGAGTTGCCTGTGGGCCTTCTGCAAAGGCTGCTCCACAAATCAGGAATGCAAATAGCAGCCACCAGCTCTTTGCACGGAACAAAACGTACTGCACACTCTTTTCGAGCATCGATCCAGACTTCCTTCACCGCGCCAGGACGGAATTTAGGCAAACACAGCGAATGACAAAGCTGAAACTTTCGGATGCACCAGAAGCGAGATTCTAGCACAGGACGCAAAACACTAAACAAATGCGTACAACTGAACGAAACTGGGGCCGCTACAAGCAGTTTTGCAACAGCAGAGGAACTTGATGTCCCTATGTTAGCAGCAGTTGCGGGCGAGTGCAGTCCCTCAAAGGAGGTATTGTCGAAAAACATCTTCGATCGTTTCTACGCCCTCGACAAAACCCGCCGCGCCGTTTCTACAAGCGGAGACAGATCAAGCCCGTCCGCATAGCCTTTGAGAATGGCGCTCCGCAGCAACGGAGTTTTCATAGCACGAAATCCGCGCTGGGGATTGGCGTAAAAAGAACCCGCAATCCGTTCGGCGATCTGAAGATTCTTTCGCAGACTTGCCGTGAGCTGAACAAAGGTCTCTTTCGCAGCTGCATTTCTTTCAAGCTCGGCAACAATTGCAGCAGCCGCAGCCTGCCCGCTGACCACCGCTCCATAGATTCCCTCGCCGGTAAGAAGATCGACAAAGCCGCCCGCATCGCCGATTAAAAAGACGCGGTTTTTCTCTACGCGGTGCTGCGCCGCCCCGAATCCCGCATGTTGCCCCACGAAGTTCTCTGCCTTCGCGTCATTTCCAAAACGCTGCGCAATGTAGGCAGACAAGCGGCTGCGGTTGAGTTTTTCATCCTTATCCATGCTGTAGAGGCCGACATTGATGTGATCGCGTTTCGGAAAGACCCACCCATAGCCTGCCAGGACCGGCGCAAAGTCGAAGACGAGATCCTCTTTGTGACTATCTCGCTTTACATTTGCTTCAATCGCAAATGCAGTGCGAAACCACCCGGCATCGCTGGTCATACGCCGAACCTGGCTGTTGACGCCATCCGCGCCCACCAGAAACCGCCCCCGTATCACTTCGTCCTGCGTCGTGACGGCAACCACATTGCCTTCTTCATCGATCTTGTCAATCCCGCGAACACGCTGGGAGACCGCGCCCGCTTCGATGGTCTTCGCCACGCAAAAGGCGTCCAACTCAGACCGCTCGGTCATCACGCAGATCGACTTCTTCTTTCTCACCGGAATGCGTGACGAATCCCGCTCCTCAAGCACCATCCGCTCAATCGTCTGCCGCACCACCGGTGCAACCGAGTAGCGCAGCGCGCGCACCGTCTTCATCGTCAGGCCGCCCGCGCACGCCTTCATGCGTGGAAATTCGGCCTTATCCAGAAGCAGCACGGACTTGCCGGCGGCAGCCAGATCATAGGCACACGCACAACCCGCCGGCCCGGCGCCAACTACGATTGCGTCCCAAACTTTCATCTGAATTTGAGTCTATTCGATTGCTGTCATCGGAACGCGAATTGACGCGCGATAACGGTCCGACCGGTAGCGTGAGCACGCCGCTTCTACGGGCGTTTCCTGCGTCGTCATGATCACGCGCATAATTGAGAGCACACTCGACTTCCGCGGAATCGTCAACAACTCCGACTCTTCTTTCGTCGCTAGTAGAGCTTCGATGATTTCGTCTGCATACCCCACGCGCACGCCGTAGCGCTCGCGCAGAGTCTGGTACAGCGAGTGCTTGGCAAAATCAATCCGATCCAACCCGGGAAATTGCTTCAGCGGAATATGCGAATCCTCAATTGCCATCGGAATCCCATCCGCCAGGCGAAGCCGGCGCAGATGCACAACCTTATCGCTGGCATCGAGTTTCAGCCGCTGCGCCAGGTCCTCATCCGGCGTCCGCACTGTCTGCTCCAGCAGCTTCGAACTAGGCTTCATGCCGCGCTGCCGCATCTCCTCGGTAAAGCCCTGCAGGTGCATGATGTTTTTTTCAAGTTTTGGACGAGTTACAAATGTGCCGCGCCCTTTTTCGCTGAAAGCATAGCCGCTCGTCTTCAACCCATGAAGCGCCTGCCGCGCCGTCATGCGGCTCACCTGGTAGTACCGCGACAACTCCTCTTCCGAGGCCAGAGGATCGCCTTCGGAAAGCTCTCCCGACTGAATCTTCTCCATCAGAGCGCGCTGAATCTGGAAGTAAAGGGGAATAAATCCGTTCTTGTCTAACGGATGGAACGTGGACTCGTTGGTTGTGCGGCTCTTAGGCACCTTCACTCCTCAGATCTTGCAACTACTACAATCTCAAACCTACAACAGCTTAAGAATCTGTATAACGATTACCCGATGCGTCTTCGACCGATCACATCACTCTGGTTTAACATGCTGCCAAAACCTGGCAGATCTATATGACAACACCCGAGAATTTCCCGGCCACTCTTAAAAACAAGCTGATCGTATCCTGCCAGGCGCTTCCCGGCGATCCGCTTGACCACCTTGAAACTCTCCGCCGTATGGCGATCTCTGTTCTTCGCGGGGGCGCCGGGGGTCTACGTGCAAACGGAGCCGATGCCATCGCAGCCATGCGGCGCGAAACCACACTCCCCATCATCGGCATCTCCAAGCGCTTCGACGACGGCAAACCGGACATCACCCCTGACTTCGCTTCAGCAAAATCCATCTCCGATGCCGGAGCCGATATCGTCGGCCTCGACTGCAGCGCTGGCCGCTTTCCAACCTCTGAACCTTGGCGTCCACTGCTCACCCGCATCCGGCAGGAACTGCGCCGCCCCGTTCTTGCCGATATTGCCACTCTCGAAGAAGCCCTCGCCGCCGAGCAGGCAGGAGCCGATGCCGTCGCCACAACCATGTTCGGATACACGCCGGAAACCGCAGGGCAGCGATCAATTAACTGGACGCTGGTAGAGAATCTGGTCAAGTCTCTGCATCTCCCCGTCATCGTTGAAGGCCACGTCCGCCAGCCGGATGAAGTCCGTCGCAGTTTCGATCTCGGCGCTTACGCCGTGGTCGTGGGCGCAGCCATCACCCAGCCGGAAGCCATCACCGCAAGATTCATCGCCGGCATGCAAAGCTGATCCGGGCCGCGGCCCAATGGCTACCGCGTACTTCCTAGTGGACGCACCCAGTACAGTTGTCTATACAGTATGCGAAATCCGGTGTCCAGTCTATTTCAAAATGAGATCAGCCTTAAGGTAAGCCAGGGATTTACGTCGCTTAGGCCATCGATTACCCTTTGTGGTACCTGAGCGGTCTTCGATGGACCTGATATTGTGCGAAGCGCTGCGGGGCGGAGAGAAATCCCTGTGAATTCGCAGGCAGTCATAGCTCTCGTCTTAATTCCCAGCCAGGTGATCTGGTCCTATTCTGTCGCTGGGGTCGTTGCCGCATTCTGGCTGGTCACAATTCTTCTTCGCGGAAGTTGGCACAAGGCACGAGGACTCGACAAGCTGATTCTCTTCGGGCCTCTTTTCTACGCGGCCCCGGTCGCGGCCTTCGGCACCGAACATTTCACGTTGACAAAGATCATCGCGTCGATCATGCCGGCGTGGATTCCGTGGCACCAGTTTTGGGTGTACTTCGTAGGCGCTTGCTTTATCGCAGGCGCGCTGAGCCTGGTGACGGGAATTCAATCGCGGCTCGCGGCGAGCCTGCTCGCCCTGACATTTTTCGTTTTCGTCGCGCTCATGCATCTCCCGGCTTGGGCGCATCAGCCTCAAAATCGCATTGCGCTGGCTATTGTGTTGCGGGAAACATCCTTCAGCGGCGGAGCTCTCGCGCTGGCAGCTCACCTCACCGAGCAGCAGAACCGGCGCGCCGCGCACATCATGGCGACGATCGCGCGATACTTTGTTGCCATTCCCGTGCTTTTTTTCAGCCTCGAGCAATTTCTGCACGGCGATCACGTCCCCGGCGTTCCGTTGGCACGTTTGACGCCCATGTATGTGTTCGGACATGCCATTTGGACATACGTGGCGGCCGTGGCTTACGCGGTCACGGGCGCCTTGCTGCTTGTTGGCAAGAAAACACGCACCGCAGCGACCTGGCTGGGCTTGACCGTACTGTTCGTGGAGTTGGTCGTTTACGTTCCGATCGGAGTTGTGGAACGCGCCAGCCTCGACAACGGCCTGAATTACGTGTTCGATACGCTGATGTTTTGCGGCGCCGTTCTTCTTCTCGCAGACGCCATGCCGCAATCTCGTCGGAGCTCCTAAACCGGAACCGTCGTTTCTCGGAAGACCTCTCTAGTTGTACATACAGGTTCGAGTGCGAGAAAATAAGCTGCAACACATCACTCTTGGAATCCAGAGGATGGCCATGCCGCAATCGCTTGCTACTCGCAATTTCGCCCACGCCATGCTGCGTGAGATCTATGAGCAGCCCGAAGCTCTTGCTGCCTCGATTCGCAACTACGTCACCGATGGTTCGCTCAAGCCGGAAGCCTTTGCCGCCGTTGCCGAGGCGCTGCGTGGCCACCAGCGTGTCGTGATCGCAGCCAGCGGATCGAGCCGCCACGCCGGGCTCGCCGGCGAAATCATGCTCGAAGACCTGGCCGGTCTCACCGTCGACGTTGAGTACGCGAGCGAATACTGCTACCGCTCCACGCACACTCTGCAGGACCCGGGCGTCATCGTCATCTCCCAATCTGGAGAAACCGCCGACACGCTCGCCGCTCTGCGCGAAGGCAAATCGCGCGGCCTCAAAACCGTCGCCATCACCAACAACGCCGCCTCCACCATGGCGCGCGAAGCCGACGCATCTCTTCCGACCGTCGCCGGAAAAGAAAAAGCGATTCCCGCGACGAAAAGCTTCACCACGCAGCTTGCGGTCCTCTATCTGCTCACGCTCTCGATGGCCCGGCTGCGCGGCAGAATGACGGCCCATTCCGTCTCCAGCCTGATTACTCAACTGGAAGAGCTGCCAAACCTGCTCGAGTCCTGGCTCGAAGCCTGGGAGAAGCAGTTGCACTCCGTCGCCGAGCATACGCGCAACGCTCGTGGCTTCCTCTATCTCGGACGCGGCATCCACTACGCCATCGCCCGCGAAGGCGCGCTCAAGCTGAAAGAATCGGCCTACGTGCAGGCCGAAGGCTATCCTGCCGGCGAACTCAAGCACGGCCCAAACGCCCTCGTCAGCAAGGACGCCCCCCTGGTGATGATTGCGACCCGCGACGAAAACGATCCCGACTCCGTCCTGCGCTATGAAAAAACGGTGCAGCTGATGAAAGACATGCAGGCGCAGGGAGCCGAGATCATTGCTCTTGCCTCAGAAGGCGACGCCGAAGTGCCTAAGCTCGCGCACTTCACTATCCCCATCCCCCGTGCCAGCGAATACCTTCTGACCATCCTCGAAGTAGTCCCGCTCCAGCTGATGGCGTACTTCACGGCAGTCCTGCACGGCATCGACGTGGACAGACCGCGAAATCTCGTGAAAGCAGTCGTGCACGAATAGCGCAGTAGAACGAATATCCAGACGATCTAGGGCGGATTAAATCGATATATACCTGCTTTTTCCTTCAAAAGCAGTAGGCCACTAAGCACGCACTTGAAGCCATCAAATCCCTTTAAGGATGTCGTGCTAATTTCATTGCATCTTCTTTTTCACGGCCATCGTCTTAAAGAGGTCAGACCACTGCATCGCATCAAACAGACGGCCACCGAACAGACAACTCAAGGATTGTTTACCAATGCGAAAGTCGCGTGACACAGAGCTTCTGGAAAAGAACGAGGAAGCATCCGCCTCCGACCAATCAAACGAGCGACCGCTTTTCGGCAGATTTTCGCGGCGCTCCTTCCTGTCACAACTGGGCGCAGCCAGCATTGCGGCCACAACTGCACCGCTGGCCCACGCTGCCGCCGCCGCTCCGGTCGCAGCGGAGGCGACGGAGAAAGCAGCGGTACCGGGATCGGTTCCCGTAACCCTGCGGATCAATGGGCAAACGCATCAGCTTATGCTCGAGCCGCGCGTAACGCTTCTCGACGCGTTGCGCGAGAACCTCCAACTGCCCGGCACAAAGAAGGGTTGCGATCACGGCCAGTGTGGAGCCTGCACGGTGCACGTCAATGGCCGGCGCGTGAATTCCTGCCTGAGCTTTGCCGTCATGCATCAGGACGACGAGATCACGACGATCGAAGGGCTGGCGCTGAATGGTGAACTGCATCCGGTGCAGGCGGCGTTCATCGAGCACGATGGATTCCAGTGCGGCTACTGCACGCCGGGACAGATCATGTCCGCCTCCGCGCTGCTGAAGGAGCCCATCGGCAAGGAAGATGCGGACGTCCGCGAAGCGATGGCAGGAAATATCTGCCGTTGTGGCGCCTATAACAACATTGTGGCTGCCGTGCAGCAAGTTCGGCGTGCGGTCTAAAGGGAGACGGACAAGATGCAGACATTCCGCTATATCCAGGCGAAATCGATCGACGCAGCAGTAGACGCGAGCGGCAAATTTATTGCCGGAGGTACGACGCTGGTCGACCTGATGAAGCTCAACGTTGAGAAGCCAGCTGCATTGGTCGACATCAACGGGCTTCCCCTTGACCGCATTGAGCCAACTCCCGACGGCGGCCTCAAGGTTGGCGCCCTCGTGCGTAACAGCGATCTCGCGTGGAACGCTGACGTCAGGCAGCGCTACACAGTGCTCTCTGAGGCATTGCTCGCCGGCGCTTCCGCGCAACTGCGTAACATGGCAACCACCGGAGGCAATCTGCTGCAGCGCACCCGCTGCTACTACTTCCGCGACACGAACTACAAGTGCAACAAGCGCGAATCCGGATCCGGCTGCGCGGCCCTCGATGGCTTTCACCGCATCCACGCCGTTCTTGGCACAAGCGAACACTGCATCGCCACGCATCCATCGGATATGGCCGTGGCCATGATGGCTCTTGAAGCCACCGTACACACGCGCGGCTCCAAAGGCGAGCGCAGCATTCCACTCTTCGATTTCTACCTGGTTCCGGGCACTACTCCTGACAAGGAGAACGCGCTGGAGCCCGGCGAACTCATCACTCATGTCACGCTTCCTGCTCTGCCGCAGGGCACGCGATCGCACTATCTTAAGCTGCGCGACCGCGCCTCGTACGAGTTCGATCTGGCCTCGGCGGCAGTTGTAGTGCAACTCTCGGGTGGCCGCATTCAGCACGCCCGGGTGGCCATGGGCGGTGTTGGTACCAAGCCGTGGCGATCGAAAGAAGCCGAGCAGGCACTACAGGGCCGCGAAGCAAACGAGCACACACTCCGCTCGGCAGCAGAAGCGGCATTGAAGCCTGCAAAACCCTTGCGTGACAACGCATTCAAGGTTGAATTGGCCAAGCGGGCGATTGTCCGCGCTTTGCAAGTGACAACACAAACAGCCTGAGAGGTATTTGGCAACCATGAGCTCATCAGTCATTGGAGCAGCAGTGTCGCGTGTCGACGGCAAGCTCAAAGTCACTGGCGCAGCATGTTATGCAGTGGATCACCCAATGGATCGCCTTGCCTATGGCGTTGGCGTTCCAAGCACGATCGCAAATGGAAAAATCACGCGCATCGATTCCTCAATAGCCGAGCGAATGCCGGGAGTCATAACCATTCTCCATCATGGCAATGCCGATCCTCTGTTTCGTCCTGCGAACGCGTTCGAGCGCGACAGCCGCGCCGGCGAAAGCCGTCCGCCACTTGAAGATGAGACCGTCTACTACTACGGACAATTTGTAGCTCTCGTTGTGGCAAATACCTTCGAGCAAGCGCAGGATGCCGCCGCGCTTGTAAAGGTTGAATACGCGGAGAACAAGCCGGCTGTTCACATCAGCGAAGTGCCTGCGCCCGCCGAACCTCCCATGCGCCATTACTGCAGAGGCGATGCCGAAGCCAGCTTCAAGAGCGCGCCGGTACAACTGGACGTGACCTATACGACGCCCGCCGAAACGCACAACCCGATGGAAATGCACGGCACCATCGCGCTGTGGAATGGCGACAAGGTCACGCTCTATGAAACGACACAGGGCGTCGTGAACCACCAGCACGTGATGTCGGAAATGATTGGCGTTCCTCTCGAAGATGTGCACGTCGTCTCTCCGTTTTGCGGATCGGGTTTCGGTGGCAAGCTGTTCCCCTGGCCGCACTCCATGCTGGCAGCCATGGCCGCGCGCAGGGTCAAGCGCCCCGTTAAGGTTTCTGTCCCGCGCACGATGATGTTCACAACCGTCGGGCACCGTCCATTTACGCAACAGCGCGTTCGCATTGGTGCAACGCAGGACGGCAAGCTCCTCTCATTGCGGCATGATGTCATTACGCCGAGCTCCATCATCGACGACTACGCCGAAAACTGCACCGAACCCACGCCGCTGCTCTACAGCTGCGCCAACGTAACCTCGCAGCAACAACTTGTCCATCTGAATATCGGAACGCCCACGCCCATGCGCGGACCGGGAACCGCTCCGGGGCTCTTCGCCATTGAATCTGCCATGGACGAGTTGGCCATCAAGCTCAATCTTGATCCGTTGGATCTGCGTCTGCGCAACTATGCCGAGACCGACGAGAGCACGAACAAGGCCTTCTCCAGCAAGCATCTGCGCGAGGCCTATCTGAAAGGCGCCGAGCAGTTTGGATGGAGCAGGCGCAATCCCAAGGTTGGCTCCATGCGCGACGGTAACCTGATCCTGGGTTGGGGGATGGCGACCTGCACCTGGCCCGCGGGCCGGGGAGCGGCAGAGGTTCGT
This genomic window contains:
- a CDS encoding cytochrome c oxidase subunit 3, which produces MSTVAVTQAEMEQPWVQPSKGRVAMFCLIIAESAIFTIFVVAYVYNIGKSLYGPTPQQVLEVPIFNSICLLSSSLTIWLAERAIERNQVKNFGLWWAVTFILGAIFLVGTGVEWHKLIYEDGLTISTNLFGTTFYSLVGLHASHVIIGLCMLMVVLLFTITGHVREEHAERIQVLALYWHFVDAVWIVVFTVVYILGR
- the ctaD gene encoding cytochrome c oxidase subunit I, encoding MADSTYPIPGAVEAPSRRWSQAAVLEWLNSWVTTVDHKKLGILYIVYAIFFLLVGGAEAIAIRIQLIQPNMHFLSPQVFNRIFTMHGTTMVFLFGMTYIFGFANYLIPLMIGARDMAFPRLNALSFWLTFFGGILLYYSFIGGGGLYGAGNAPDVMWWAYAPLTERAFSPGHAPDYWALSLIVTGFGTIGASINVISTAFCMRCKGMTLMRLPLLVWVMTVASGLALITITPLTAAQVMLLIDRYLGGHFFDTQAGGSAMIWAHFFWIFGHPEVYVLVLPAFAIANEVIPVFSRKAMFGYPAVVASSVAIAFVSLGVWAHHMFTIGMTSVGNAFFVLSTELVGIPTAIKIFNWLATMWGGKIRFATPMLFCTAFVIQFLLAGLTGIILSIAPWNWQLHNSYFVIAHFHYILVGAIAFCIFGGIYYWYPKVTGRMLSEKLGKWHFWLFVIGFHITFDVMHIPGILGMPRSIYTYEADRGWGTLNMIVSIGGIIQAIAVLIFAWNLISSYFKGKIAGNDPWDAWTLEWSTPSPPPVYNFATDPVVTSRRPLWDLKHPDDPDWHYE
- the coxB gene encoding cytochrome c oxidase subunit II, with translation MLEKSVQYVLFRAKSWWLLFAFLICGAAFAEGPQATPSIFAPSSTPADEIYHLSLFVLTITGAIFVTVGGLLAFVVFRFRQRGEDDTTEPAQIYGSTQVELAWTVIPVLIVVVLFLTTARMIFAIQDAPKPKAALDVTVVGHQFWWEFNYPNLGIHAVNELHVPLSNQQSPTPTFLKLLSADVIHSFWVPQLAGKTDLLPNNVNELWVDPLHPGMYVGQCAQFCGVQHAKMLLRVYVDTPDQFAAWVKNQQQPAVADDSVAVGRHVFETQACMNCHTIKGTAATGRFGPDLTHLMSRDTLASGAMANTKENLREWIRHPDTFKEGALMPAMQLNDQQLDQITAYLATLR
- a CDS encoding NAD(P)/FAD-dependent oxidoreductase, yielding MKVWDAIVVGAGPAGCACAYDLAAAGKSVLLLDKAEFPRMKACAGGLTMKTVRALRYSVAPVVRQTIERMVLEERDSSRIPVRKKKSICVMTERSELDAFCVAKTIEAGAVSQRVRGIDKIDEEGNVVAVTTQDEVIRGRFLVGADGVNSQVRRMTSDAGWFRTAFAIEANVKRDSHKEDLVFDFAPVLAGYGWVFPKRDHINVGLYSMDKDEKLNRSRLSAYIAQRFGNDAKAENFVGQHAGFGAAQHRVEKNRVFLIGDAGGFVDLLTGEGIYGAVVSGQAAAAAIVAELERNAAAKETFVQLTASLRKNLQIAERIAGSFYANPQRGFRAMKTPLLRSAILKGYADGLDLSPLVETARRVLSRA
- a CDS encoding GntR family transcriptional regulator, with amino-acid sequence MPKSRTTNESTFHPLDKNGFIPLYFQIQRALMEKIQSGELSEGDPLASEEELSRYYQVSRMTARQALHGLKTSGYAFSEKGRGTFVTRPKLEKNIMHLQGFTEEMRQRGMKPSSKLLEQTVRTPDEDLAQRLKLDASDKVVHLRRLRLADGIPMAIEDSHIPLKQFPGLDRIDFAKHSLYQTLRERYGVRVGYADEIIEALLATKEESELLTIPRKSSVLSIMRVIMTTQETPVEAACSRYRSDRYRASIRVPMTAIE
- a CDS encoding N-acetylmannosamine-6-phosphate 2-epimerase encodes the protein MTTPENFPATLKNKLIVSCQALPGDPLDHLETLRRMAISVLRGGAGGLRANGADAIAAMRRETTLPIIGISKRFDDGKPDITPDFASAKSISDAGADIVGLDCSAGRFPTSEPWRPLLTRIRQELRRPVLADIATLEEALAAEQAGADAVATTMFGYTPETAGQRSINWTLVENLVKSLHLPVIVEGHVRQPDEVRRSFDLGAYAVVVGAAITQPEAITARFIAGMQS
- a CDS encoding SIS domain-containing protein, which codes for MPQSLATRNFAHAMLREIYEQPEALAASIRNYVTDGSLKPEAFAAVAEALRGHQRVVIAASGSSRHAGLAGEIMLEDLAGLTVDVEYASEYCYRSTHTLQDPGVIVISQSGETADTLAALREGKSRGLKTVAITNNAASTMAREADASLPTVAGKEKAIPATKSFTTQLAVLYLLTLSMARLRGRMTAHSVSSLITQLEELPNLLESWLEAWEKQLHSVAEHTRNARGFLYLGRGIHYAIAREGALKLKESAYVQAEGYPAGELKHGPNALVSKDAPLVMIATRDENDPDSVLRYEKTVQLMKDMQAQGAEIIALASEGDAEVPKLAHFTIPIPRASEYLLTILEVVPLQLMAYFTAVLHGIDVDRPRNLVKAVVHE
- a CDS encoding (2Fe-2S)-binding protein is translated as MRKSRDTELLEKNEEASASDQSNERPLFGRFSRRSFLSQLGAASIAATTAPLAHAAAAAPVAAEATEKAAVPGSVPVTLRINGQTHQLMLEPRVTLLDALRENLQLPGTKKGCDHGQCGACTVHVNGRRVNSCLSFAVMHQDDEITTIEGLALNGELHPVQAAFIEHDGFQCGYCTPGQIMSASALLKEPIGKEDADVREAMAGNICRCGAYNNIVAAVQQVRRAV
- a CDS encoding FAD binding domain-containing protein, encoding MQTFRYIQAKSIDAAVDASGKFIAGGTTLVDLMKLNVEKPAALVDINGLPLDRIEPTPDGGLKVGALVRNSDLAWNADVRQRYTVLSEALLAGASAQLRNMATTGGNLLQRTRCYYFRDTNYKCNKRESGSGCAALDGFHRIHAVLGTSEHCIATHPSDMAVAMMALEATVHTRGSKGERSIPLFDFYLVPGTTPDKENALEPGELITHVTLPALPQGTRSHYLKLRDRASYEFDLASAAVVVQLSGGRIQHARVAMGGVGTKPWRSKEAEQALQGREANEHTLRSAAEAALKPAKPLRDNAFKVELAKRAIVRALQVTTQTA